A single Thermomicrobiales bacterium DNA region contains:
- a CDS encoding urease subunit alpha — protein MPVRMEREEYNRRYGATTGDRIRLADTNLFARVERDDTLHGFEPLAGFGRPMRDGMLFGRSGWNGKTSASQLDLVITNAIIVDPVLGIFRSNIGIKDGRIAGIGRAGNPDIMENVDLLIGSATGMIAADGAIVTPGGIDTHVHLSSSSIVGAAAYSGITTLVGQGSGGVWDLGVNPLNNMRHVFEAFEAIPINLAVLARGSSDRAQLETAFEVGASGLKIHEDVGAFPAVIDTCLSVADLAGGQVAIHTDGLNEAGALAETIAAIAGRSIHAYHVEGSGGGHAPNLIEIAGDPRIIGSSTNPTLPWSINSIAEQLDMIIAIHRLDRQNPEDMAAARDRVRASTIAAEDVLHDIGAIAMVSSDSQGMGRIGEVISRTWQLAHHMKQVRGGGFDPNTGDGDDNQRIMQYIAKYTINAAIAHGLDHEVGSLEPGKIADLVLWQPAFFGVKPSAIIKGGFVASAQVGDGQGSTRSSQPLVYRPMWGGMGLAPAELAVNFVSRYATAGIPGGEHLRRKPVAVRDVRKTYKDAMLHNAASPRVQVDPATNEVYIDGEPVINPPAEQLPLSQRYFLA, from the coding sequence ATGCCGGTCAGGATGGAGCGCGAAGAATACAACCGCCGCTACGGCGCGACGACCGGCGACCGCATCCGGCTGGCGGACACCAACCTGTTCGCCCGCGTCGAGCGCGACGACACCCTCCACGGATTTGAGCCCCTCGCCGGCTTCGGTCGCCCCATGCGCGACGGCATGCTCTTCGGCCGTAGCGGCTGGAACGGCAAGACCAGCGCCAGCCAGCTCGATCTGGTCATCACCAACGCCATCATCGTCGATCCGGTGCTGGGCATTTTCCGCAGTAACATCGGCATCAAGGATGGACGGATCGCGGGTATCGGGCGAGCGGGCAACCCTGACATCATGGAAAACGTCGATCTGCTCATCGGCAGCGCCACTGGCATGATAGCCGCCGACGGTGCCATCGTCACACCCGGCGGTATTGACACACACGTCCATCTGTCGTCGTCGAGCATCGTCGGCGCTGCTGCGTATTCCGGCATCACGACACTCGTCGGACAGGGCAGCGGCGGCGTCTGGGATCTTGGCGTCAACCCGCTGAATAACATGCGCCACGTCTTCGAAGCATTCGAAGCCATCCCGATCAACCTCGCCGTACTTGCACGAGGATCAAGCGACCGAGCACAACTCGAAACAGCCTTTGAGGTCGGCGCATCGGGGCTAAAAATCCACGAGGATGTCGGTGCGTTCCCAGCCGTCATTGATACCTGTCTGTCTGTCGCCGACCTGGCCGGTGGGCAGGTCGCCATCCATACCGATGGCTTGAACGAAGCCGGTGCATTGGCCGAAACGATCGCGGCAATCGCCGGTCGCTCGATCCACGCGTATCACGTGGAGGGCTCCGGCGGCGGTCACGCGCCGAACCTGATCGAAATCGCCGGTGATCCGCGCATTATCGGCTCATCGACGAACCCGACGTTGCCGTGGTCGATCAACTCGATCGCGGAGCAGCTCGACATGATCATCGCCATCCACCGGCTGGATCGCCAGAACCCGGAGGACATGGCTGCCGCACGCGACCGCGTCCGCGCCTCAACCATCGCCGCTGAGGATGTGCTGCACGACATCGGCGCAATCGCGATGGTTTCGTCGGATTCGCAGGGCATGGGCCGGATCGGCGAAGTCATCTCGCGCACATGGCAACTGGCGCACCACATGAAGCAGGTGCGCGGCGGCGGGTTCGACCCCAACACCGGCGACGGCGACGACAACCAGCGCATCATGCAGTACATCGCGAAATACACGATCAACGCCGCCATCGCGCATGGGCTGGACCACGAGGTCGGCAGCCTGGAGCCGGGCAAGATCGCCGATCTGGTGCTCTGGCAGCCTGCCTTTTTCGGCGTCAAGCCATCGGCGATCATCAAAGGCGGCTTCGTTGCCAGCGCGCAGGTCGGCGATGGGCAGGGATCGACGCGGTCCAGCCAGCCGCTCGTCTACCGCCCGATGTGGGGCGGGATGGGTCTCGCGCCGGCCGAACTGGCTGTCAACTTCGTCTCGCGCTACGCGACCGCCGGAATACCGGGCGGCGAGCACTTGCGCCGGAAGCCGGTCGCAGTGCGCGACGTCCGTAAGACATACAAGGACGCCATGCTGCATAACGCAGCCAGTCCGCGCGTGCAGGTCGATCCAGCGACAAACGAGGTCTATATCGACGGCGAGCCGGTGATCAATCCGCCGGCCGAGCAATTACCGCTGAGCCAGCGCTATTTCCTTGCGTAG
- a CDS encoding cupin domain-containing protein, translated as MSESVSERAIGELISASDIAESATTTGAIWSATSTDLNMNVVVITNETPIEGHRNNEVDVVVIGVDGTGTVQIDQQDIHVKPRSAVVIPKGTWRSIRSDASRFAYMTIHRRRAGLWPTSGGSGGMSE; from the coding sequence GTGAGCGAGTCAGTTAGTGAGCGCGCCATCGGTGAGCTCATTTCAGCAAGCGATATTGCCGAGTCAGCAACAACAACCGGGGCGATCTGGTCGGCGACATCAACCGATCTCAATATGAACGTCGTCGTCATCACCAACGAAACGCCAATCGAAGGCCATCGCAACAATGAGGTCGATGTCGTCGTCATCGGCGTTGATGGAACCGGCACGGTGCAGATCGACCAGCAAGACATTCATGTCAAGCCCCGGAGCGCAGTGGTCATCCCGAAAGGCACATGGCGCTCGATCCGAAGCGACGCCAGCCGCTTCGCCTATATGACCATCCACCGCCGCCGCGCCGGCCTCTGGCCGACGAGTGGCGGATCGGGAGGAATGAGCGAGTAG
- the pip gene encoding prolyl aminopeptidase translates to MDRRYPEIEPFEQGMLDTGDGHEVYWEACGNPNGIPALFVHGGPGSGASPGQRRFFDPNVYRAILFDQRGTGRSRPLASDPNADLSTNTTQHLIADMEALREMHGVDQWVLLGFSWGTTLAQAYAHTHLDRVRGLVLGLVTTTSRREVEWITEDMGRVFPQEWDRFAGAVPKRFRDMRLIDAYAAMLRDPDPALQEHAAREWCIWEDVHVSLAPGFQPSPRYNDAEFRLRFARLVTHYWSNAAFLEEDQLIRDAAKLNGIPGRLIHGRYDISSPLGIPWELSKRWKTATLTVMQQGGHGGDEFPGLVVDALDELARA, encoded by the coding sequence ATGGACCGCAGATACCCCGAGATCGAACCATTCGAGCAGGGCATGCTCGACACCGGAGATGGGCACGAGGTCTACTGGGAAGCGTGCGGCAATCCGAACGGCATCCCTGCGCTCTTCGTGCATGGCGGGCCGGGATCGGGCGCATCACCGGGCCAGCGCCGCTTCTTCGACCCAAACGTTTACCGAGCGATCCTGTTCGACCAGCGCGGTACCGGCCGCAGCCGACCGCTGGCGAGTGATCCGAACGCCGATCTGTCGACCAACACGACGCAGCATCTGATTGCCGACATGGAGGCATTGCGCGAGATGCATGGCGTCGATCAGTGGGTGCTGCTCGGCTTCTCCTGGGGCACGACGCTGGCGCAGGCATATGCGCACACGCATCTGGACCGCGTCCGCGGCTTGGTCCTTGGGCTGGTGACGACGACCTCGCGGCGCGAAGTTGAGTGGATCACTGAGGATATGGGGCGCGTCTTCCCGCAGGAGTGGGATCGCTTCGCCGGTGCCGTCCCTAAGCGCTTTCGCGATATGCGGCTCATTGATGCTTATGCGGCCATGCTGCGCGATCCTGACCCGGCGTTGCAGGAGCACGCCGCGCGAGAGTGGTGTATCTGGGAGGACGTGCACGTCTCGCTCGCGCCGGGGTTCCAGCCGAGCCCGCGCTACAACGATGCGGAGTTCCGGCTGCGGTTTGCGCGGCTCGTGACGCACTACTGGAGCAACGCGGCATTCCTGGAGGAAGACCAGCTTATCCGCGACGCGGCAAAGCTGAACGGCATCCCGGGCCGCCTCATCCACGGTCGCTACGACATCAGCAGCCCGCTCGGTATTCCGTGGGAGCTTTCGAAGCGCTGGAAAACCGCGACGCTAACGGTGATGCAGCAGGGCGGGCACGGCGGCGACGAGTTCCCCGGCCTCGTGGTTGATGCACTGGACGAGCTCGCGCGAGCGTAG